In the genome of Bacteroidota bacterium, one region contains:
- a CDS encoding M23 family metallopeptidase — protein MAKNKYHFDKDSLSYSKIELGIKQKIFKLFTYFTASVVMAVILVVVFLSYFNSPKEKQLKREINQLSLQYEILNKQAEQISVVLDDIQQRDDNIYRTIFESEPISSTIRKAGIGGINRYKKHQGYENSTIVIETAKKLDKIEKSLYVQSKSYDEVEHLVVNKEQMLSCIPAIMPISNKDLTRTSSGWGYRIHPVYKIRKFHYGMDFTAPKGTEVYVSGDGVVSDIVKSRWVGYGHKVIIDHGFGYKTLYAHLNSFNVKKGQKVKRGDVIAFVGNTGISTAPHLHYEVHKDGKKTNPQHYYFKDLTPEEYDRMIEISSSMNQTFD, from the coding sequence ATGGCAAAAAACAAATATCATTTTGATAAAGATTCTCTCAGTTATAGTAAAATAGAACTGGGCATTAAACAAAAGATATTTAAACTGTTTACTTATTTCACAGCAAGTGTTGTAATGGCAGTAATTTTAGTTGTAGTTTTTTTGAGCTATTTCAATTCGCCAAAAGAAAAACAACTAAAAAGAGAAATTAATCAATTGTCGTTACAATATGAAATTTTGAATAAACAAGCCGAACAAATATCTGTAGTTTTGGATGATATCCAACAGAGAGATGACAATATTTACCGTACTATTTTCGAATCTGAACCAATTTCAAGCACAATAAGAAAAGCTGGAATTGGAGGTATCAACCGCTACAAAAAACATCAAGGGTACGAAAATTCTACTATCGTCATTGAAACTGCAAAAAAATTAGATAAAATTGAAAAATCTTTATACGTTCAGTCGAAATCATACGACGAAGTAGAACATCTTGTAGTTAATAAAGAGCAAATGCTAAGTTGTATCCCAGCTATTATGCCAATTTCAAACAAAGATTTAACGCGCACTTCCTCTGGCTGGGGCTATAGAATTCATCCAGTTTATAAAATCCGCAAATTTCATTATGGTATGGATTTTACTGCACCAAAGGGTACAGAAGTTTATGTTTCAGGCGATGGAGTTGTTTCGGATATTGTAAAATCGAGATGGGTTGGCTACGGACATAAAGTGATTATTGATCATGGATTCGGATACAAGACTCTATATGCTCATTTAAATTCTTTCAATGTTAAAAAAGGACAAAAAGTTAAAAGAGGTGATGTTATAGCATTTGTTGGAAACACAGGTATTTCTACTGCTCCGCATTTGCATTACGAAGTACATAAAGACGGCAAAAAAACGAATCCACAGCACTATTATTTTAAAGATTTAACTCCGGAAGAATATGATAGGATGATAGAAATCTCATCGAGTATGAATCAAACTTTTGATTAA